Proteins from a genomic interval of Flammeovirgaceae bacterium SG7u.111:
- a CDS encoding glycosyltransferase gives MEKRNTLIFLTANYPYGFGEAFIEGEMPFLAEAFEKIILISNDLNNEQTRSTPDNVELFRFPYELSAIEKLFALFQLFNPLFWKEFKQLSFYKLKPSKPIVSTILFSLYKGKKLIKYMKGIMQKEGVSPEQAITYSYWSNDTAVGLAMLKNELPTIKAVSRGHRWDIYFENASINYLPFRKLMLETLDAVISISQDGIEYIKSKWGVEQLCFSKLRMSKLGVFNEFPFSTEKQNAPFLIVSCSYIITRKRVDLIVQALGELNLPVKWFHFGDGPQAEEVKQLAAEKLSSTKTEYTFAGAVSNTELLEAYAAKKPSLFINVSSSEGIPVSIMEAMSFGIPAIATDVGGNNEILRHQENGLLLASDPTVNEVAEAIKYFVTLDAGQYSTYVKEARKTWEREYNAELNYKEFVGLLKE, from the coding sequence ATGGAAAAAAGAAATACTCTTATTTTTTTGACGGCTAATTATCCTTATGGCTTTGGAGAGGCTTTTATTGAGGGGGAAATGCCATTTTTGGCTGAGGCTTTTGAGAAAATTATTTTAATATCAAATGATCTGAATAATGAGCAGACAAGATCGACTCCTGACAATGTAGAGCTATTCCGGTTTCCCTACGAACTAAGTGCTATTGAAAAATTATTTGCTCTGTTCCAATTGTTTAATCCATTGTTCTGGAAAGAATTTAAACAGCTAAGTTTTTATAAGCTCAAACCTTCAAAGCCTATTGTAAGCACAATACTATTTTCTTTGTATAAGGGGAAAAAGCTAATAAAATACATGAAGGGAATAATGCAAAAAGAAGGTGTTTCTCCTGAGCAAGCCATCACGTATTCCTATTGGAGCAATGATACGGCAGTGGGGCTGGCCATGTTGAAAAATGAGTTGCCAACTATTAAAGCGGTGAGTAGGGGGCATCGGTGGGATATTTACTTTGAGAATGCTTCTATCAATTATCTGCCTTTTAGGAAATTGATGTTAGAAACGTTAGATGCTGTGATCAGTATTTCTCAAGATGGAATTGAGTATATCAAAAGTAAATGGGGAGTGGAACAGCTTTGTTTTTCAAAGCTGCGAATGTCAAAGTTGGGTGTTTTTAATGAATTCCCTTTTTCAACTGAAAAACAAAATGCCCCATTTTTGATAGTAAGCTGCTCTTACATCATTACACGGAAAAGGGTTGATTTGATTGTCCAAGCCTTAGGAGAATTGAATTTGCCTGTAAAGTGGTTTCACTTTGGCGATGGTCCGCAAGCAGAGGAAGTAAAACAGTTGGCAGCAGAGAAACTGTCTTCAACAAAAACTGAATATACCTTCGCAGGAGCAGTCTCCAATACAGAATTGTTGGAAGCATACGCTGCGAAAAAGCCTTCTCTGTTCATCAATGTGAGCAGTTCGGAAGGAATTCCTGTTTCTATCATGGAAGCGATGTCATTTGGCATTCCAGCCATTGCTACAGATGTGGGCGGGAATAATGAAATCCTTCGTCATCAAGAAAATGGCCTGTTGCTAGCCTCTGATCCAACAGTAAATGAAGTGGCTGAAGCCATCAAATACTTTGTAACATTAGACGCGGGTCAGTATTCGACATATGTAAAAGAGGCTCGGAAAACTTGGGAGAGGGAATACAATGCAGAATTGAATTATAAGGAGTTTGTGGGGTTATTGAAAGAATAG
- a CDS encoding glycosyltransferase yields MGSEMKILHINTYDRGGAANACTRLHLGLLEKGVESKLLLKQKTKNLPSSFVYVPPPLKQSFLSKVIRKGRSIINKFFSAELKEKRKRQFFLNKRSKKLEMFSFPYTDFDITTSPLYQEADIIHLHWTANFLDYYSFFRKNKKPVIWTIVDENPYSGGEHYREYYSDINEKGELLSREITDIEQTIFSENQNLKIKALEGVKNLHIAAMSDWLVTSSKKSPVFNQFPHLKLGYGANPNIYHPRNIEFTRDIFGLPKDRKVVLFLSSSLKNPRKGYGFLIPIIQEAERQKLDVTFCTVGNDSRIKSRHKNVMQLDYIHDELLLSLLYAACDVILIPSLMDNLPYTLIEALLCGTPCIGFPVGGIEESITHKKNGLLCDEVSSESLKHTFFTFLNEGVELSRDEIASEARKIYDYKIHVNAYIETYKKLLN; encoded by the coding sequence ATGGGTTCAGAGATGAAAATACTACACATTAACACTTATGACCGAGGAGGTGCAGCTAATGCATGTACAAGGCTACACCTGGGATTATTAGAAAAAGGAGTAGAAAGTAAACTCTTACTAAAACAAAAAACAAAAAACCTCCCCTCTAGCTTTGTCTATGTCCCCCCTCCTTTAAAACAGAGTTTTTTATCAAAGGTAATAAGAAAAGGTAGGTCTATCATCAACAAATTCTTCTCAGCAGAACTAAAAGAGAAGAGAAAAAGACAGTTTTTTTTGAACAAGCGCTCAAAAAAGCTAGAGATGTTTAGCTTTCCATATACTGACTTTGACATTACCACAAGTCCTTTATATCAAGAAGCAGATATCATCCATTTACACTGGACAGCTAATTTTCTTGACTATTATTCCTTCTTTCGTAAAAATAAAAAACCTGTTATATGGACTATTGTAGATGAAAACCCTTATTCAGGTGGAGAACACTATCGAGAATATTATAGTGATATAAATGAAAAAGGAGAATTACTGTCCAGAGAAATAACGGATATTGAACAAACCATTTTTTCAGAAAACCAAAATTTAAAAATCAAGGCACTGGAGGGTGTTAAAAACCTACATATAGCCGCCATGTCTGACTGGTTAGTAACAAGCTCGAAGAAAAGCCCTGTTTTTAACCAATTTCCTCATTTGAAGCTAGGTTACGGAGCTAATCCAAACATCTACCACCCAAGAAACATTGAATTTACTCGCGATATTTTTGGGCTTCCTAAGGACAGAAAAGTAGTATTATTTTTATCAAGTTCGCTGAAAAACCCAAGAAAAGGATATGGTTTTTTAATACCAATCATCCAAGAAGCCGAACGCCAAAAACTTGATGTCACATTTTGCACAGTTGGCAATGACAGTAGAATTAAGAGTCGACATAAAAATGTAATGCAATTAGATTATATACATGACGAATTACTGCTAAGTCTACTTTATGCAGCTTGTGATGTTATACTAATCCCTTCTCTAATGGATAACCTACCTTATACGCTCATCGAAGCATTGCTTTGTGGAACACCTTGTATTGGTTTCCCTGTGGGAGGAATTGAAGAATCTATTACACACAAGAAAAATGGATTACTTTGTGACGAGGTTAGCAGTGAATCATTAAAACACACATTTTTTACTTTCTTAAACGAAGGTGTTGAGTTATCGCGAGATGAAATAGCAAGTGAGGCTCGTAAGATATATGACTACAAAATCCATGTAAATGCATATATTGAAACTTATAAAAAGTTATTGAATTGA
- a CDS encoding glycosyltransferase, with product MLNIGKKPKTLKTLQIIPALPKGGAERLVLNICHELTKREAIELTLITFREDNAYPFLTTGINYKVIQAKFVPSLSGKPLKQLDALQEFINSYQPDIIHSHLFEAEMVSRQVLYPTATYFTHFHDNMHQLRPFSWQVLTNKTYLTEFYEKYLLQKQYKQCNNHCIAISQDAYQYAQKALKLTSKDVTLLHNAIDLSRFKPSNESKTKLRLVSIGSLVPKKAHAFLVDVVVHLHQIGIKAELDILGDGPEKDAISNRIKEVGLTQSIRLQGNVPYPEEFLQKADVYIHSANYEPFGLVLIEAMACGLPVVCTDGKGNRDLIKEGENGFMVWERDPKQFAEKVSLLLKEKDLYASMSKNALAFSQQFGIKEYVDKLLELYKKQSS from the coding sequence ATGCTGAATATCGGAAAGAAACCGAAAACGCTTAAAACCCTCCAAATCATCCCTGCCCTTCCAAAAGGAGGCGCCGAACGCTTGGTACTGAATATTTGCCATGAACTTACTAAAAGAGAAGCCATTGAACTAACTTTAATTACCTTTCGAGAAGACAATGCCTACCCATTCCTTACTACAGGAATCAACTACAAAGTTATTCAAGCTAAGTTTGTCCCCTCTCTCAGTGGGAAACCGTTGAAACAACTCGATGCCCTGCAAGAGTTTATAAACAGTTATCAACCCGATATTATTCATTCCCATCTCTTTGAAGCGGAGATGGTAAGCAGGCAAGTACTTTACCCAACAGCTACATATTTTACCCACTTCCACGATAATATGCACCAGCTTCGCCCCTTCTCGTGGCAGGTGCTTACAAATAAAACATATTTGACTGAATTTTATGAAAAGTACTTACTTCAAAAGCAATACAAGCAATGCAACAACCATTGCATTGCTATCTCGCAAGATGCGTATCAGTATGCCCAAAAAGCATTGAAATTAACAAGCAAAGATGTCACTTTACTGCACAATGCCATCGACCTTTCCCGTTTCAAACCCTCTAATGAATCAAAAACCAAATTACGGCTTGTAAGCATAGGAAGCTTAGTGCCCAAAAAAGCCCACGCATTTTTAGTAGATGTAGTTGTCCATTTACACCAAATAGGAATAAAAGCAGAATTAGATATACTAGGAGATGGACCTGAAAAGGACGCCATTTCAAATAGAATAAAAGAGGTAGGTTTAACTCAATCAATTCGCTTGCAAGGCAATGTCCCTTACCCAGAAGAATTCCTTCAAAAAGCAGATGTATATATACATTCGGCTAACTATGAGCCTTTTGGCTTGGTACTTATAGAAGCTATGGCTTGTGGACTGCCCGTAGTCTGTACCGATGGAAAAGGCAATAGAGATTTGATAAAAGAAGGAGAAAATGGATTTATGGTCTGGGAAAGAGACCCCAAGCAATTTGCCGAGAAAGTTTCCCTTCTCTTGAAGGAGAAAGACCTCTATGCTAGTATGTCCAAAAATGCTTTGGCATTTAGCCAACAGTTTGGGATAAAGGAATATGTTGATAAACTACTGGAATTGTATAAAAAACAATCGAGCTAA
- a CDS encoding glycosyltransferase family 4 protein, with product MKILLVVADLGLGGAQQIVVHLANGLVNVKNEVYVLDVYPYLRKREITSQLNEKVNLISPRLTFFSKLYLKVCDPLFKALNINKRLNYSWQEKQQTKQLKSLDKERQVDVINSHVWWADKLVYDVLGKPCAKWVLTMHGSYRYCLSHPQEFPSFKDAAENVLATADGCIYISEQNKDLLDNFESFKKLPSKKIWNGIPKPISTYFTRKELNLPESAFIIFCASRAIKEKGWEELCEAFIQTNIPNGYLLFAGEGPDLAYFKEKYADLPIIQFLGFTNQVSQYIYISDICALPTYYQGEELPTFIIEAMAQGKPILGTDLGEIREMITLEEKIGGKIIPLHNGKSNISDIKNSLTEMAQDQHLLEKCADISFQRSTYFELKEMVKNYIQFFNNLN from the coding sequence ATGAAAATCCTCTTAGTAGTTGCAGACTTAGGGCTTGGCGGTGCTCAGCAAATAGTTGTTCACTTAGCTAATGGACTAGTTAATGTAAAAAATGAGGTTTATGTACTAGATGTTTACCCTTACCTCAGAAAGCGGGAGATAACCTCCCAACTCAATGAAAAGGTAAATCTCATTAGCCCAAGGCTGACTTTTTTCAGTAAACTGTACCTAAAAGTTTGCGACCCGTTATTCAAAGCCTTGAATATCAATAAGCGGCTCAATTACAGTTGGCAAGAAAAGCAGCAAACCAAACAATTAAAGTCGCTAGATAAGGAAAGGCAAGTGGATGTGATCAACTCTCATGTATGGTGGGCAGATAAATTGGTCTATGATGTACTTGGTAAACCCTGTGCAAAGTGGGTGCTCACCATGCATGGTTCTTACCGCTATTGCCTTTCACATCCTCAAGAATTTCCTTCATTCAAAGATGCTGCTGAAAATGTTTTGGCTACAGCAGATGGGTGTATCTATATCTCTGAGCAAAACAAAGATTTATTAGATAATTTCGAATCATTCAAAAAACTGCCTTCAAAAAAGATTTGGAATGGAATACCCAAACCCATTTCAACTTATTTTACTCGAAAAGAATTAAACTTACCTGAAAGCGCATTTATAATCTTTTGCGCCAGCAGAGCTATCAAAGAGAAAGGATGGGAAGAACTATGCGAAGCATTTATTCAGACAAATATTCCAAATGGATATCTATTATTTGCAGGTGAAGGACCTGATTTAGCTTACTTCAAAGAAAAATATGCTGACCTCCCAATTATTCAATTTCTAGGCTTTACCAATCAGGTGAGCCAATATATATATATCAGTGATATTTGTGCGCTACCAACTTATTATCAAGGGGAAGAATTGCCTACCTTTATTATAGAGGCTATGGCACAGGGAAAACCCATACTGGGAACAGACCTTGGAGAAATACGGGAAATGATTACTTTAGAAGAAAAAATAGGCGGTAAAATCATTCCACTTCACAATGGAAAGTCTAACATTTCAGATATCAAAAATTCATTAACCGAAATGGCTCAAGACCAACATCTATTAGAAAAGTGCGCTGATATCTCCTTTCAAAGATCAACGTATTTCGAGCTTAAAGAAATGGTCAAGAATTATATCCAGTTTTTCAATAACCTTAACTAA
- a CDS encoding NAD(P)-dependent oxidoreductase, whose protein sequence is MIIGKGLIASRFESNEDYHLLSDKPIIFASGVSNSAETDEKAYNRERQLLYDILSCQPAEKLIYFSTISVYDPSLEGSKYIQHKIELERYIQENHHNHLIIRTSNIVGKGGNPHTLVNYFVNAVLEGKPIKIWKNATRNILDIDDLVKIVLFLLHMNKSGTHDIYFPLSYTALALVETIGIHTGIFPKYELINKGADYIPSATRELTGYFKFNDIAVNYSYFEKIMAKYWPNP, encoded by the coding sequence ATGATCATTGGAAAAGGATTGATTGCTTCTAGATTTGAGTCGAATGAAGACTACCATTTATTATCAGATAAACCCATCATATTTGCTTCTGGCGTATCAAATTCTGCTGAAACTGATGAAAAGGCTTACAATCGTGAAAGACAACTATTATATGATATACTTTCCTGTCAACCTGCGGAAAAGCTTATCTACTTTAGCACGATCTCGGTTTATGACCCCTCCTTGGAAGGCAGCAAATATATACAGCATAAAATTGAGCTAGAAAGATACATTCAAGAAAACCATCACAATCATTTGATAATACGCACATCGAATATTGTAGGTAAAGGGGGAAACCCACATACTTTGGTTAACTACTTTGTAAATGCAGTTTTAGAAGGAAAGCCTATTAAAATATGGAAAAATGCCACTCGTAATATTTTGGATATTGATGATCTAGTCAAAATCGTATTATTTTTATTACATATGAATAAATCGGGTACTCACGATATTTACTTTCCTCTTTCTTACACTGCTCTTGCACTTGTGGAAACAATAGGAATACACACTGGTATATTTCCAAAATATGAACTTATAAATAAGGGGGCAGATTATATACCATCTGCAACTCGGGAATTAACTGGCTATTTTAAATTCAATGACATAGCTGTTAATTATTCTTATTTTGAAAAAATCATGGCAAAATATTGGCCTAATCCATAA
- a CDS encoding FkbM family methyltransferase, whose translation MKATSLIYQLFTGFYKIIPFKKQVCSLLRKIPFKENFYTDLKFRAPFQVKINEQSFSLFHWESTIENEIFWHGLGNTWESETIFVWKKICPHVNIILDIGANTGVYSLMAKAINPSVNIFAFEPSDLVYNKLTFNNKMNNFDIHCINKGVSNISDSLTFYDVEGTHQTSASLEPAKLKDLPSFKGKIREYQISTITIDEFIRDNNLEKVDLIKIDVELHEPQILEGFSTYLTLYYPYIIIEVLTTEVAKKLNKIITKTEYEIFNIEHNKLTKTDKLTPIGCYNYLLAHPSKKVTSLFN comes from the coding sequence ATGAAAGCAACAAGCCTTATTTATCAACTCTTTACAGGGTTCTATAAAATTATCCCTTTTAAGAAACAGGTTTGTTCTCTTCTTAGAAAGATTCCTTTTAAAGAAAATTTTTATACGGATCTGAAGTTTCGTGCCCCATTTCAAGTTAAAATAAATGAGCAATCCTTTTCGCTATTTCATTGGGAAAGCACTATAGAGAATGAAATTTTTTGGCATGGATTAGGCAACACTTGGGAATCTGAAACCATCTTTGTCTGGAAAAAGATCTGCCCTCATGTCAATATAATTTTAGATATTGGAGCCAATACGGGAGTCTATTCTCTTATGGCCAAAGCGATTAATCCTTCAGTTAATATATTTGCTTTTGAACCGTCAGACTTGGTTTACAACAAACTAACGTTCAACAATAAAATGAATAATTTTGATATTCATTGCATCAATAAAGGCGTGTCAAATATTTCTGACTCACTTACATTTTATGATGTAGAAGGAACCCATCAAACAAGTGCCTCATTAGAACCTGCCAAATTAAAAGACTTACCTTCGTTTAAAGGCAAAATAAGAGAATACCAAATTTCAACAATCACTATTGATGAATTTATCAGGGATAATAATTTAGAAAAGGTGGACCTCATTAAAATAGATGTAGAGTTGCATGAACCCCAAATATTAGAAGGCTTTTCTACTTATCTTACACTATATTACCCCTATATCATTATTGAAGTACTTACAACAGAAGTTGCAAAAAAACTAAATAAAATAATTACCAAAACTGAATATGAAATATTTAATATAGAACATAACAAGCTAACTAAAACTGATAAATTAACACCAATTGGATGCTACAATTATTTATTGGCACATCCTTCAAAAAAAGTAACGTCTCTATTCAATTAA
- a CDS encoding glycosyltransferase family 2 protein, with translation MGKIFISLLNWINFQDCIKCVKSLEKLSSPEITILIRDNASPNNSVQKLKEALPNYPIYGSKHNNGYAAGHLANWEIAKKEGADFFWILNCDLIVSYNSLDAFLDAYKRNGEHIYGSISLQPENPNLIDFGGGIQPITNQEPFTYNLWEGKSYRDYSQIYPQEREIQSVEGSSMFLPASLIHKYGFMHTDFFMYAEENDYAYRLRKKGVKSILVTNSTVIHYSASSFKGENKLYLVSAYYRRRNFMRFLKTHYNWNSMNILNHPDSFLSKVKFLTKYYLSPSFRRKNEKQFIYLKGSLDAVFERAGKTIKPEKFI, from the coding sequence ATGGGCAAAATATTTATTTCACTCCTCAATTGGATTAATTTCCAAGACTGTATAAAGTGTGTTAAATCGTTAGAAAAATTATCTTCTCCTGAAATAACCATCCTTATCAGAGACAATGCCTCACCTAATAATTCTGTTCAAAAATTAAAAGAGGCATTACCTAACTATCCCATCTATGGATCTAAACATAACAATGGATATGCAGCAGGGCATCTGGCAAATTGGGAAATAGCTAAAAAGGAGGGAGCTGATTTTTTTTGGATTCTAAATTGTGACTTAATCGTAAGCTATAACTCACTTGATGCTTTTTTAGATGCTTACAAAAGAAATGGCGAACATATATATGGTTCTATTTCACTCCAACCAGAAAACCCCAATCTTATAGATTTTGGAGGAGGTATCCAGCCTATCACCAATCAAGAACCTTTTACCTACAACCTTTGGGAAGGCAAAAGCTACCGAGACTATTCACAAATATACCCCCAAGAAAGAGAAATTCAATCTGTCGAAGGATCATCTATGTTTCTGCCAGCCTCTTTGATACACAAATACGGCTTTATGCATACAGACTTTTTCATGTATGCCGAAGAAAATGATTACGCCTACCGACTAAGGAAAAAAGGGGTAAAATCTATTCTTGTAACCAACTCAACAGTTATCCACTATAGTGCTAGTTCATTTAAAGGAGAAAACAAACTATATTTGGTAAGTGCTTACTACAGAAGAAGAAACTTTATGCGGTTTCTCAAGACCCATTACAATTGGAATAGTATGAATATCCTTAACCATCCAGACTCCTTTCTCTCAAAAGTGAAATTTTTAACGAAGTATTACCTTTCCCCTTCATTTAGAAGAAAGAATGAAAAGCAGTTTATATACCTAAAAGGAAGTCTGGATGCTGTCTTTGAGAGGGCAGGAAAAACAATAAAACCAGAAAAGTTTATATAA
- a CDS encoding glycosyltransferase family 2 protein codes for MANSTWPKEEINPTIYSEDIKWPKISIVTPSYNQGQYIEETILSIKNQNYPNIEFIIIDGGSTDCTLEIIKKYEKYITYWVSEKDRGQSHAINKGLEKCTGDIFNWLNSDDYLEPYALYNIALGFQAPHTKVVSGIKRTLSGNKRNLNEPFPLVGSTMEALSEPSYAQPETFYKMDVVRKITPLTEGLHYSMDLAMWYQYLLLYGIENVISIKKVIVNFRYHGESKTVTGESNFGKEQLLIYQSIFDILRSPQTSNNLIITKSQIIISEDEITQAIHLGYFKMVLKYKGLFSKKDVVLLIQKIDLKALGRQQQLELNEINFTYTASSLIKTMVSIIGCFSKNFYQRILISRFFCIIPPN; via the coding sequence ATGGCAAATTCCACATGGCCTAAAGAGGAAATAAATCCAACTATCTACTCTGAAGATATCAAATGGCCTAAAATATCAATAGTAACTCCTAGTTATAACCAAGGTCAATATATTGAAGAGACTATTCTTTCTATAAAAAACCAAAACTATCCAAATATAGAATTCATCATCATTGATGGGGGAAGTACTGACTGTACATTGGAAATCATAAAAAAATATGAGAAGTATATCACTTACTGGGTAAGTGAAAAAGATAGAGGACAAAGTCATGCTATAAATAAAGGCTTAGAAAAATGTACGGGGGATATCTTTAATTGGTTGAATAGTGATGACTATCTTGAACCTTATGCTTTATATAATATAGCACTTGGATTCCAAGCTCCACATACAAAAGTTGTATCAGGTATTAAGCGAACACTCTCAGGCAATAAGCGAAATTTAAATGAGCCATTCCCCTTAGTAGGGTCAACAATGGAAGCTTTAAGCGAACCTTCTTATGCCCAGCCCGAAACATTTTACAAAATGGATGTTGTTCGAAAAATAACTCCACTAACAGAAGGATTACATTATTCTATGGATTTAGCAATGTGGTACCAATACCTATTACTATATGGAATAGAAAATGTAATTAGTATCAAAAAAGTAATAGTAAACTTCAGGTATCATGGAGAGTCAAAAACTGTAACTGGTGAATCAAACTTTGGCAAAGAACAATTATTGATATATCAAAGTATTTTTGACATTCTTCGTTCACCCCAAACCTCTAACAACCTTATTATTACAAAATCACAAATTATTATTTCAGAGGATGAAATAACACAAGCAATACATTTAGGGTATTTCAAAATGGTACTTAAATACAAAGGGCTATTTTCAAAAAAGGATGTAGTACTCCTCATTCAGAAAATTGATTTAAAGGCTCTTGGCAGACAGCAACAGCTTGAGCTTAATGAAATAAACTTTACTTACACTGCCTCCTCTCTCATAAAGACGATGGTCTCAATAATAGGCTGTTTTTCCAAAAACTTTTATCAAAGAATTTTGATATCAAGATTTTTTTGTATCATACCACCTAACTAA
- a CDS encoding glycosyltransferase family A protein encodes MSPFFSIILPTYNRANFLPKAIESVLSQTHTSWELIIVDDGSTDNTKEIITEYKDERIKYIYQENAERSAARNNGIKNAKGEYICFLDSDDFYLPDHLHFFHEFILKTEQKCSLFFCNYRLCTKGKLEENQVVFSKKTNPYEIILLGNIASQRVCIHSSILKNNYFNESLNVAEDTELWFRIIEHYPFIYVDQATVVIVSHANRTIDRKNISSYLKSLEVKKKLAKSVKATLSKHTYSKVIHDSYFSLAQSYEVHHKFWNMSRTLLKASWYLPTYRWKEKVYMVYANLK; translated from the coding sequence ATGTCGCCATTTTTCTCCATCATCCTACCAACCTATAACCGAGCAAACTTTCTTCCAAAAGCGATTGAAAGTGTATTGTCCCAAACCCACACAAGTTGGGAACTTATCATTGTAGATGATGGCAGTACGGACAATACCAAAGAAATTATCACTGAATATAAAGACGAAAGAATAAAATATATCTACCAAGAAAACGCCGAAAGAAGTGCTGCTAGAAATAATGGGATAAAAAATGCTAAAGGAGAGTATATATGTTTTTTGGATAGTGATGATTTTTATTTACCTGACCACCTCCATTTTTTTCATGAATTCATATTAAAAACAGAACAAAAGTGCAGCTTATTTTTTTGTAACTACAGACTTTGTACAAAAGGAAAACTAGAAGAAAACCAAGTAGTTTTTTCTAAAAAAACAAATCCATATGAGATAATTTTATTGGGAAATATCGCTAGTCAAAGGGTATGTATTCATTCATCAATACTAAAGAACAACTATTTTAACGAATCACTAAATGTAGCAGAAGATACAGAACTTTGGTTTAGAATTATTGAACATTATCCTTTCATATATGTAGATCAGGCTACGGTTGTAATAGTTTCACATGCCAATAGGACTATAGATAGAAAAAATATATCAAGTTACCTTAAAAGCTTAGAGGTCAAAAAGAAACTAGCCAAGTCAGTAAAAGCTACCCTTTCAAAGCACACTTACTCAAAAGTGATTCATGATTCTTACTTTTCTTTGGCACAAAGCTATGAAGTTCACCATAAGTTTTGGAATATGAGTCGTACACTCCTAAAAGCATCTTGGTATTTGCCTACTTATCGATGGAAAGAAAAAGTATATATGGTTTATGCCAACTTAAAATAA
- a CDS encoding glycosyltransferase family 4 protein, which yields MHQKSILIIGHEASLSGAPKSLLYFAKWLKTNKQYTIYFILQRGGELLDEYEKIGSVFIWNRNYEDKKLLERLLNRLYDYEQKRKEKFLFGIKNEIDTIYCNTCTNGEIIESVKNIISKPLITRIPELEYVIRLFKTLGKVKNTFEQSDAIIAVAEAVKTNLIANHQVPASKIHVCYGAIPPPKPISQNKSSLKKSLGISEHDFVIGGCGSLIWRKGYDLFIQTAKLAKDLHPTANFKFLWVGGKENSNAMLEAQRELELLELVDRVIFQPSIPNVEDYYQLMDVFFMTSREDPFPLVNLEAASFGLPIICFDKSGGSTEFVNEEIGFVAPYEDLEFVVDKISLLNENSSLLQNLSIGAKEKSKQFNMEKSANEIFGVIQKIIK from the coding sequence ATGCACCAAAAATCAATACTCATCATTGGGCATGAAGCATCACTTTCTGGTGCTCCAAAAAGCCTATTGTATTTTGCTAAATGGCTTAAGACAAACAAGCAATATACTATATATTTTATTTTGCAGCGAGGCGGGGAGCTATTGGATGAGTATGAAAAAATAGGTAGTGTTTTTATTTGGAATAGGAATTATGAAGACAAGAAGCTGTTAGAAAGATTATTAAATAGGCTATATGATTACGAACAAAAGCGTAAGGAAAAGTTTTTGTTCGGCATCAAAAATGAGATAGACACCATTTACTGTAATACCTGCACTAATGGTGAAATTATAGAATCAGTAAAAAATATTATTTCTAAACCTTTGATCACAAGAATTCCAGAACTCGAATATGTAATCAGGCTATTCAAAACGCTTGGAAAAGTAAAAAACACTTTCGAGCAAAGTGATGCGATCATCGCAGTGGCAGAAGCAGTAAAAACAAACCTGATTGCCAATCATCAAGTCCCTGCATCCAAAATACATGTCTGCTATGGAGCTATCCCTCCTCCAAAGCCCATCTCTCAAAATAAAAGCTCCTTAAAAAAATCACTAGGAATAAGCGAGCATGATTTTGTGATAGGAGGATGTGGGTCGCTAATCTGGAGAAAAGGTTACGACCTTTTTATCCAAACAGCCAAATTAGCAAAGGACCTACACCCAACAGCTAACTTCAAGTTTCTATGGGTTGGAGGCAAAGAAAATTCAAATGCAATGTTGGAAGCTCAACGGGAATTAGAATTGCTCGAACTTGTCGATAGGGTGATATTTCAACCTTCTATACCCAATGTAGAAGATTATTACCAACTGATGGATGTATTCTTTATGACATCCCGTGAGGATCCATTTCCTTTGGTAAACTTAGAAGCTGCCAGCTTTGGCTTGCCTATTATCTGTTTTGACAAATCTGGAGGAAGTACAGAATTTGTCAATGAAGAAATTGGCTTTGTAGCACCTTATGAAGACTTAGAGTTTGTGGTAGATAAAATTTCATTACTTAATGAAAACAGTTCATTATTACAAAACCTGTCTATTGGCGCCAAAGAAAAATCCAAACAATTTAACATGGAAAAATCTGCTAATGAGATATTTGGGGTAATTCAAAAAATAATAAAATAA